Proteins found in one Acidimicrobiales bacterium genomic segment:
- the gltB gene encoding glutamate synthase large subunit has product MAGALPPRQGLYDPRNEHDSCGVSFVCDIHGRASHDTVLKGIGALCNMEHRGAQGADINTGDGAGILIQIPDRFYRDVLSFDLPPSGEYATGIAFLPQDDESASVAERAVEAILRDEGLEVLGWRDVTVDESILGSASLMTMPTFRQVFVAGRAADGSPLTGRGLDRLAFIARKRIEHETSVSAGPDEVNEAMGGASEAHDGVYFPSLSSATIVYKGMLTTPQLAAFYPDLTDRRVESAMALVHSRFSTNTFPSWPLAHPYRIVAHNGEINTIQGNRNWMRAREALLSTPNLPGLERAFPICTPGASDTAGFDEALELLVLGGIPLEEAVLMMIPEPWEHHEEMGEAQKAFYRYNAARMEPWDGPASIAFTDGRVIGAVLDRNGLRPSRYWVTDDGLVIMASEVGVVEIPQDKVVEKGRLQPGRMFLIDTEEGRIVRDDEIKQRIADARPYGEWIDQHLVTLADLPEGTPRPRGEGTLVQRQQTFGYTLEEKRLLIAPMAIDGKEAMGSMGTDTPIAVLSTRSRQLSDYFQQLFAQVTNPPLDAIREKIITSTFARVGPEGNLFDPQPDSCRTIHLDNPVISDSDLARLVALDGGDGPGGFRTEVLSARFPVAEGADGLAAALARLRSEASAAIDAGATVIVLSDRGTDDTMAPIPSLLATSAVHHHLVREKSRSRAGLVVESGDVRECHQVCLLIGYGANAINPYLVFETIEDMIANGDHGLDPSMDPDVAHANFVKAAGTGILKVMSKMGISTVASYTGAQIFEAIGLDASVVDEYFTGTVSRLGGVGLDVLAEEIASRHRLAFPINATERAHRTLEVGGEYQWRREGEYHLFNPETVFKLQHATREGRYDVFKDYTGRVNDHATDLGTLRGLFKFRTDARPSVPLDEVESVESIVRRFSTGAMSYGSISAEAHETLAIAMNRIGAKSNTGEGGEDARRFVPDENGDLRRSAIKQAASGRFGVTSEYLVNADDIQIKMAQGAKPGEGGQLPGHKVYPWIAETRHSTPGVGLISPPPHHDIYSIEDLAQLIHDLKNANPKARIHVKLVAEVGVGTVAAGVSKAHADVVLISGHDGGTGASPQTSIKHAGAPWELGLAETQQTLLLNDLRDRIVVQCDGQLKTGRDVMIAALLGAEEFGFATAPLVVMGCVMMRVCHLDTCPVGVATQNPELRKKFSGSPEFVVNFFEYIAEEVRELMAELGFRNLDEAVGQVEVLDVTDAVNHWKADGLDLSPILHLPEIAREARRHQWKDQDHGLEAALDQTLIQLAEGALDEGRPVTIDIPIRNVNRTVGTLLGFEVTTRYGSAGLPDDTIVVNFTGSAGNSLGAFLPKGITLRLSGDANDYVGKGLSGGRVVVRPPDDARFVAEENVIAGNVILYGATGGEVFLRGAVGERFCVRNSGAIAVVEAIGDHGCEYMTGGRAVILGPTGRNFAAGMSGGVAFVHDPTGVFPKRLNREMVELESLDDEDLGWLRDRIEKHRHETGSEVAARILADWGTTAGEFVKVMPTDYRRVLEAAAAARESGGDETEAIMAASRG; this is encoded by the coding sequence ATGGCCGGCGCCCTGCCACCCCGTCAAGGACTGTATGACCCCCGCAACGAGCACGACTCGTGCGGCGTCAGCTTCGTGTGCGACATCCACGGCCGGGCCAGCCACGACACCGTGCTGAAGGGCATCGGTGCCCTCTGCAACATGGAGCACCGCGGTGCGCAGGGAGCCGACATCAACACGGGCGACGGCGCGGGAATCCTCATCCAGATCCCCGACCGCTTCTATCGCGACGTGCTGTCGTTCGACCTTCCGCCGAGCGGCGAGTACGCCACCGGCATCGCGTTCCTACCCCAGGACGACGAGTCCGCGTCCGTCGCCGAACGGGCCGTCGAGGCCATCCTGCGCGACGAGGGACTCGAGGTGCTCGGCTGGCGCGATGTCACCGTCGACGAATCGATACTCGGATCCGCGTCGCTGATGACGATGCCGACGTTCCGGCAGGTCTTCGTGGCGGGCAGGGCGGCGGATGGCAGTCCGCTCACGGGCCGAGGACTCGATCGCCTCGCCTTCATCGCCCGAAAGCGCATCGAGCACGAGACTTCGGTGTCCGCAGGCCCCGACGAGGTCAACGAGGCGATGGGTGGTGCCTCCGAGGCCCACGACGGCGTCTATTTTCCGTCGCTCAGCAGCGCCACGATCGTCTACAAGGGCATGCTCACCACCCCGCAATTGGCGGCGTTCTACCCCGATCTCACCGACCGGCGCGTCGAGAGCGCGATGGCGCTCGTCCATTCGCGCTTCTCCACCAACACGTTCCCGTCCTGGCCGCTCGCCCACCCGTATCGGATCGTCGCCCACAACGGCGAGATCAACACCATCCAGGGCAACCGCAACTGGATGCGGGCCCGAGAGGCCCTCCTCTCGACGCCCAACCTTCCCGGACTCGAACGTGCCTTCCCGATCTGCACCCCTGGTGCGTCGGACACAGCCGGATTCGACGAGGCCCTCGAACTCCTCGTCCTCGGCGGCATTCCGCTCGAAGAGGCCGTGCTCATGATGATCCCGGAGCCCTGGGAACACCACGAGGAGATGGGCGAAGCCCAGAAGGCCTTCTACCGGTACAACGCCGCTCGGATGGAACCGTGGGACGGGCCGGCCTCGATCGCCTTCACCGACGGCCGGGTCATCGGGGCGGTCCTCGACCGCAACGGGCTGCGCCCGTCGCGCTACTGGGTCACCGACGACGGCCTCGTGATCATGGCCAGCGAGGTCGGCGTGGTCGAGATCCCCCAGGACAAGGTGGTCGAGAAGGGCCGTCTCCAGCCCGGCCGCATGTTCCTCATCGACACCGAAGAGGGTCGCATCGTCCGCGACGACGAGATCAAGCAGCGCATCGCCGACGCCCGGCCCTACGGCGAGTGGATCGACCAGCATCTCGTCACGCTCGCCGACCTTCCCGAAGGCACCCCCCGTCCGCGTGGCGAGGGTACGCTCGTCCAACGCCAGCAGACCTTCGGCTACACGCTCGAGGAGAAGAGGCTCCTCATCGCGCCCATGGCCATCGACGGCAAGGAGGCGATGGGTTCGATGGGCACCGACACGCCGATCGCCGTGCTGTCCACACGGTCACGCCAGCTGAGCGACTACTTCCAGCAGCTCTTCGCGCAGGTGACGAACCCGCCGCTCGACGCCATCCGCGAGAAGATCATCACCTCGACATTCGCCCGCGTCGGCCCCGAAGGCAACCTGTTCGATCCTCAGCCGGACTCGTGCCGCACGATCCATCTCGACAACCCGGTCATCAGCGACAGTGACCTCGCTCGCCTCGTCGCCCTCGACGGTGGCGACGGCCCGGGCGGCTTCCGTACCGAGGTCCTCTCGGCGCGGTTCCCGGTAGCCGAGGGCGCCGACGGTCTCGCTGCCGCGCTCGCCCGTCTACGGTCCGAGGCATCGGCCGCGATCGACGCGGGCGCCACGGTGATCGTCCTCTCCGATCGTGGCACCGACGACACCATGGCGCCGATTCCGTCACTGCTCGCCACCAGTGCCGTCCATCACCATCTCGTGCGGGAGAAGTCCCGCAGCCGCGCCGGACTCGTCGTCGAGAGCGGCGACGTGCGCGAGTGTCATCAGGTCTGCTTGCTGATCGGCTACGGGGCCAACGCGATCAACCCCTATCTGGTGTTCGAGACCATCGAGGACATGATCGCCAACGGCGACCACGGACTCGACCCCTCGATGGACCCCGACGTCGCCCACGCCAACTTCGTGAAGGCGGCCGGCACGGGCATCCTCAAGGTGATGTCGAAGATGGGCATCTCGACGGTCGCGTCCTACACCGGGGCCCAGATCTTCGAGGCGATCGGCCTCGATGCGAGCGTGGTCGACGAGTACTTCACCGGCACCGTCAGCCGTCTCGGCGGCGTCGGACTCGACGTGCTGGCCGAGGAGATCGCCTCGCGCCACCGTCTGGCGTTCCCGATCAACGCAACCGAGCGAGCGCACCGCACGCTCGAGGTGGGCGGCGAGTACCAGTGGCGCCGCGAAGGGGAGTATCACCTCTTCAATCCCGAGACCGTCTTCAAACTCCAACACGCCACCCGCGAAGGCCGCTACGACGTCTTCAAGGACTACACCGGCCGGGTCAACGACCATGCGACGGATCTCGGCACCCTCCGCGGCCTGTTCAAGTTCCGCACCGACGCCCGGCCGTCGGTACCCCTCGACGAGGTCGAGTCGGTCGAATCGATCGTGCGCCGCTTCTCCACGGGAGCGATGAGCTACGGCTCGATCTCCGCCGAGGCGCACGAGACGCTCGCCATCGCCATGAACCGCATCGGCGCGAAGTCCAACACCGGGGAGGGCGGCGAGGACGCCCGCCGTTTCGTCCCCGACGAGAACGGCGATCTGCGCCGCAGCGCCATCAAGCAGGCGGCCAGCGGGCGTTTCGGCGTGACCAGCGAGTACCTCGTGAACGCCGATGACATCCAGATCAAGATGGCCCAGGGCGCCAAGCCCGGTGAGGGCGGTCAGCTGCCCGGCCACAAGGTGTACCCGTGGATCGCCGAGACCCGACACTCCACCCCGGGGGTCGGGCTCATCTCTCCGCCGCCGCACCACGACATCTATTCGATCGAGGATCTCGCCCAGCTGATCCACGATCTCAAGAACGCCAATCCGAAGGCCCGCATCCATGTGAAGCTCGTGGCCGAGGTCGGCGTGGGCACCGTGGCCGCCGGAGTGTCGAAGGCGCATGCCGACGTGGTGCTGATCTCCGGTCACGACGGCGGCACCGGCGCCTCACCCCAGACCTCGATCAAGCACGCCGGCGCGCCCTGGGAGCTCGGCCTGGCCGAGACCCAGCAGACCCTGCTGCTCAACGACCTTCGCGATCGCATCGTCGTGCAGTGCGACGGACAGCTCAAGACCGGCCGTGACGTGATGATCGCCGCGCTCCTGGGCGCCGAGGAGTTCGGCTTCGCCACGGCCCCTCTCGTCGTCATGGGCTGCGTGATGATGCGGGTCTGCCACCTCGACACCTGCCCGGTGGGCGTGGCCACGCAGAACCCGGAGCTTCGCAAGAAGTTCTCCGGTTCGCCCGAGTTCGTGGTCAACTTCTTCGAGTACATCGCGGAGGAGGTCCGCGAACTCATGGCCGAGCTCGGATTCCGCAACCTCGACGAGGCCGTCGGCCAGGTCGAGGTTCTCGACGTCACCGACGCCGTGAACCACTGGAAGGCCGACGGGCTCGATCTGTCGCCCATCCTCCATCTCCCCGAGATCGCCCGCGAGGCACGTCGGCACCAGTGGAAGGACCAGGACCACGGCCTCGAGGCCGCCCTCGACCAGACGCTGATCCAGCTGGCCGAGGGCGCCCTCGACGAGGGACGCCCGGTCACGATCGACATCCCCATCCGCAACGTGAACCGCACGGTCGGCACGCTGCTCGGGTTCGAGGTGACCACCCGTTACGGCAGCGCCGGCCTTCCCGACGACACGATCGTCGTCAACTTCACCGGATCGGCAGGCAACAGTCTCGGCGCGTTCCTCCCGAAGGGCATCACCCTCCGCCTCAGCGGCGACGCGAACGACTATGTCGGCAAGGGGCTGTCCGGCGGGCGCGTGGTCGTGCGACCGCCCGACGACGCCCGGTTCGTGGCCGAGGAGAACGTCATCGCCGGCAACGTCATCCTCTACGGCGCGACCGGGGGAGAGGTGTTCCTGCGCGGCGCGGTCGGTGAACGGTTCTGTGTCCGCAACTCGGGGGCCATCGCCGTGGTCGAGGCCATCGGTGACCACGGATGTGAGTACATGACCGGTGGTCGAGCCGTCATCCTCGGCCCGACCGGGCGCAACTTCGCCGCCGGGATGAGCGGGGGAGTGGCGTTCGTCCACGACCCCACCGGCGTGTTCCCGAAGCGGCTCAACCGCGAGATGGTCGAGCTCGAGAGCCTCGACGACGAGGATCTCGGCTGGCTGCGGGACCGCATCGAGAAGCACCGCCACGAGACGGGCAGCGAGGTTGCCGCTCGAATCCTGGCCGATTGGGGCACCACCGCCGGCGAGTTCGTCAAGGTGATGCCCACCGACTACCGACGGGTGCTCGAGGCCGCGGCCGCGGCCCGCGAATCCGGCGGCGACGAGACCGAGGCGATCATGGCCGCCTCCCGGGGCTGA
- a CDS encoding M18 family aminopeptidase, translating to MRAPDLSVSRRLLGRLDDSPTPFHAVATAAAVLADDGFSEIAAGTAIPVRGRSFVRRGGALVAWVVDEAHNASSPVRVVGAHTDSPNLRIKPQPDSGDERWRQLGVEIYGGVLLNSWLDRDLGLAGRVVVRDGDGVSTRLLRDDRPLLRLPQLAIHLDREIHEKGLMLNKQVHMAPIWAAGQDAPSFSSYLAGQLDVAPDDIVSWEVMAHDLTPAALTGLDEQFLASARIDNLLSCFVGLEALREVAAAPGPSIPVLCLFDHEEVGSVSSTGAASPLLGDIVDRIGAALGGDLEDRARSRADSLVLSADGAHATHPNYADRHEPDHMVAVNAGPVLKVNANQRYATDAETAAAFTLACERAEVPMQRFVTRTDLACGSTIGPAAAGRLGMAVVDAGCAQLAMHSAREMAGSHDPAWFQAAIVALLSA from the coding sequence ATGCGAGCACCTGACCTCTCGGTTTCCCGGCGGCTTCTGGGCCGCCTCGACGACTCCCCCACCCCGTTCCACGCGGTCGCAACCGCCGCCGCCGTGCTGGCCGACGACGGATTCTCCGAGATCGCAGCGGGCACGGCCATCCCCGTCCGGGGCCGCTCGTTCGTCCGGCGAGGCGGTGCCCTCGTGGCGTGGGTGGTGGACGAAGCCCACAATGCGTCCAGCCCGGTGAGGGTCGTCGGCGCCCACACCGACAGCCCCAACCTTCGGATCAAGCCCCAGCCCGACTCGGGCGATGAGCGGTGGCGCCAACTCGGTGTCGAGATCTACGGCGGCGTACTGCTCAACTCGTGGCTCGACCGTGATCTCGGTCTCGCCGGGCGGGTCGTGGTGCGCGACGGCGACGGGGTGTCCACCCGCCTCCTGCGAGACGATCGACCGCTGCTGCGGCTACCCCAGCTGGCCATCCACCTCGACCGTGAGATCCACGAGAAGGGATTGATGCTCAACAAGCAGGTCCACATGGCCCCGATCTGGGCGGCCGGTCAGGACGCACCGTCGTTCTCGAGCTATCTCGCCGGACAGCTCGATGTCGCCCCCGACGACATCGTGTCGTGGGAGGTCATGGCCCACGACCTCACCCCGGCGGCGCTCACCGGTCTCGACGAGCAGTTCCTCGCGTCCGCCCGCATCGACAACCTGCTGTCGTGCTTCGTCGGCCTGGAGGCCCTGCGGGAGGTGGCCGCCGCCCCCGGCCCGTCGATCCCGGTCCTGTGCCTCTTCGACCATGAGGAGGTCGGCAGCGTCAGCAGCACCGGCGCGGCATCGCCCCTGCTCGGCGACATCGTCGACCGCATCGGTGCCGCACTCGGAGGCGACCTCGAGGACCGCGCCCGGAGCCGGGCCGACAGCCTGGTGCTCTCCGCCGACGGCGCCCACGCGACGCACCCGAACTACGCCGATCGCCACGAGCCCGACCACATGGTGGCGGTCAACGCGGGCCCGGTGCTGAAGGTCAACGCCAACCAGCGCTACGCGACGGATGCCGAGACCGCGGCCGCGTTCACCCTCGCCTGTGAGCGTGCCGAGGTGCCGATGCAGCGATTCGTCACCCGTACCGACCTTGCCTGCGGCTCCACGATCGGCCCGGCCGCGGCCGGCCGGCTCGGGATGGCCGTCGTCGACGCCGGGTGTGCGCAGCTCGCCATGCACTCGGCCCGCGAGATGGCCGGCAGCCACGACCCGGCGTGGTTCCAGGCCGCGATCGTGGCGCTGCTCAGCGCCTGA
- a CDS encoding TrkH family potassium uptake protein gives MRTASRSGTNPVELISRLSDEPRGLPNTALHVSGIALSFVALGMGLSTIVEWASTDTDTTAMLASTLICAGIGLGLWRGTRADSVRTRAIFAAVGWTWLIVTLGGAIPYVLAGTFATTGDGLVEQIVNAVFESASGFSCTGSTALNDFESPGRGLMMYRQSTQWYGGMGIVVLAVTILPFLGVGGLDLITAEAPGEAGDRLTPRVSETARNLWTIYVVFTILVTVALFAVPGPSFYDSVAHALTTTSTGGFSPYGQSIGYYDSAIVELVIIAGMLYGGANFALHWRAAQGDMSAYRRDPEFRGYLVIVAGAVIVVSTILLLDSDYSATTAIRTGAFNVVSLGTSTGYGNATSSGAPGDFVTWAPAAQMVLLLLFVSGASTGSTSGGIKVMRVQVLFAHTIRTIRRTEKPRAVLPIKHGTTAVAEDIVSRMAGFFVLYVLIVLAGVLAVTALGGDLDASIGGVIGSLGNMGPSLGNAGPTASFSTAFSQPARLVLALLMLVGRLEIFPMLLMFAAPYRVVKDGLRR, from the coding sequence ATGAGGACGGCCTCTCGCTCCGGCACGAACCCGGTCGAGCTCATCAGCCGTCTCAGCGACGAGCCGCGTGGGTTGCCCAACACCGCACTGCACGTCAGCGGCATCGCGCTCTCGTTCGTGGCGCTCGGAATGGGCCTGTCCACGATCGTCGAATGGGCGTCGACCGACACCGACACCACGGCCATGCTCGCGTCCACGCTCATTTGTGCCGGGATCGGCCTCGGCCTGTGGCGAGGAACGCGGGCCGACTCGGTCCGCACGCGGGCGATCTTCGCCGCCGTCGGCTGGACCTGGCTGATCGTCACGCTCGGTGGGGCGATTCCCTACGTCCTGGCCGGGACCTTCGCCACGACGGGGGACGGCCTCGTCGAGCAGATCGTCAATGCCGTCTTCGAGTCGGCCTCGGGATTCAGCTGCACGGGATCGACGGCACTCAACGACTTCGAATCGCCCGGCCGCGGCCTGATGATGTATCGCCAGTCGACCCAGTGGTACGGCGGCATGGGCATCGTGGTGCTCGCCGTCACCATCCTCCCGTTTCTGGGCGTGGGTGGTCTCGACCTCATCACGGCCGAGGCCCCCGGCGAGGCCGGCGACCGCCTCACCCCGAGGGTCTCGGAGACGGCGCGCAATCTCTGGACCATCTATGTGGTCTTCACCATCCTGGTCACGGTCGCCCTCTTCGCGGTGCCGGGTCCGAGCTTCTACGACAGTGTCGCGCATGCGCTCACCACCACGTCCACGGGCGGGTTCTCGCCCTACGGCCAGTCGATCGGCTACTACGACAGCGCCATCGTCGAGCTCGTGATCATCGCGGGAATGCTCTATGGCGGCGCCAACTTCGCCCTGCACTGGCGCGCGGCACAGGGCGACATGTCGGCGTATCGCCGCGACCCGGAGTTCCGCGGCTATCTCGTGATCGTGGCCGGAGCCGTGATCGTGGTCAGCACGATCCTGCTCCTCGATTCGGACTACTCGGCCACGACCGCGATCCGCACCGGCGCCTTCAACGTCGTCTCCCTCGGCACGAGCACGGGGTACGGAAACGCCACCTCGTCGGGCGCCCCGGGGGACTTCGTCACCTGGGCCCCGGCCGCGCAGATGGTGCTGCTGTTGCTCTTCGTGTCGGGTGCGTCGACCGGCTCCACCTCGGGCGGTATCAAGGTGATGCGTGTCCAGGTGCTGTTCGCGCACACGATCCGGACCATCCGTCGCACCGAGAAGCCCCGCGCCGTGCTCCCCATCAAGCACGGAACCACGGCGGTCGCCGAGGACATCGTGTCGCGAATGGCGGGCTTCTTCGTCCTCTACGTCCTGATCGTCCTGGCCGGCGTCCTGGCCGTGACCGCCCTCGGTGGCGATCTCGACGCGTCCATCGGCGGCGTCATCGGTTCCCTCGGCAACATGGGACCGTCCCTCGGCAACGCGGGACCCACGGCATCGTTCTCGACCGCGTTCTCGCAGCCCGCTCGTCTCGTCCTCGCGCTGCTGATGCTCGTCGGACGCCTCGAGATCTTCCCGATGTTGCTGATGTTCGCGGCGCCCTATCGCGTCGTGAAGGACGGTCTCAGGCGCTGA
- a CDS encoding potassium transporter TrkG, whose amino-acid sequence MSKRSLPGTPRDRLALGRPVRSSYTRLAIADGVYALGFLSVVCGLLGAWDDAGDALVLVIAGAGALLVGHLTRGSLSLAARPVPGRILVALALSWLVLVVLGTLVYLATGTIERVDNAFVEAAAGFSTVAMTTVDPTELTLPMQLWRGATQWLGGLIGVVVGVVALPLAFRGTQLNATASHQTSDRLAPTPTIGGRRVAIVYSLLTGVLGIGYIVTGLGPRDAAVHAMTTISTGGFSSQLDSFAGFGTGPRTVATLGMIVGGSSFFVIWWIIRGRLRPVWRSTELRLYLGLLASGAITIALGADDISILDASFTAASALSTTGYAVGDWTVFDDALLVVLLVLISTGSMASSAGGGLRVVRAWTLVGFARRELRRQLDPHSIVVVKQADAPIGERILERTTGYQIAHIGLCGVAAFALAAAGLDVVGAIYTGASVISTHGPGVGAGPYGDISDWSPAARLLLTPFMLAGRMTILPLLLAVSSIFAARRAGVRQARRFMARRWRR is encoded by the coding sequence GTGAGCAAGCGCAGCCTGCCGGGCACACCGAGGGACCGGCTCGCTCTCGGTCGTCCGGTGCGCTCGTCCTACACGCGCCTCGCCATCGCCGACGGCGTCTACGCCCTGGGCTTCCTCAGCGTGGTCTGCGGGCTCCTCGGCGCCTGGGACGACGCAGGCGATGCGCTGGTGCTCGTCATCGCCGGCGCCGGCGCGCTGCTCGTCGGTCATCTCACCCGTGGTTCGCTGTCGCTCGCCGCCCGTCCGGTGCCGGGTCGGATACTCGTAGCCCTCGCCCTCAGCTGGCTCGTTCTCGTGGTCCTCGGCACCCTCGTGTATCTGGCCACCGGCACGATCGAGCGCGTCGACAACGCCTTCGTCGAAGCGGCGGCCGGCTTCAGCACGGTGGCGATGACCACCGTCGACCCCACCGAACTCACCCTGCCGATGCAACTCTGGCGGGGGGCCACACAGTGGCTCGGCGGCCTGATCGGCGTGGTGGTCGGCGTCGTCGCGCTGCCGCTCGCGTTTCGCGGCACCCAGCTCAACGCGACCGCATCTCATCAGACGTCGGACCGACTGGCGCCGACACCGACCATCGGCGGCCGCCGCGTCGCGATCGTCTACTCGCTCCTCACGGGTGTCCTCGGCATCGGCTATATCGTCACGGGCCTGGGCCCCCGCGACGCCGCCGTGCACGCCATGACCACGATCTCCACCGGTGGCTTCTCCTCACAGCTCGACTCGTTCGCCGGATTCGGCACCGGACCGCGCACCGTCGCCACCCTCGGCATGATCGTCGGCGGATCCAGCTTCTTCGTGATCTGGTGGATCATTCGCGGCCGACTCCGCCCGGTCTGGCGCAGCACCGAGCTTCGGCTCTACCTCGGGCTACTCGCGTCAGGTGCGATCACGATCGCTCTCGGCGCCGACGACATCAGCATCCTCGACGCGAGCTTCACGGCCGCCTCGGCGCTGAGCACCACCGGCTACGCGGTGGGCGACTGGACCGTGTTCGACGACGCGCTGCTGGTGGTCCTGCTCGTGTTGATCAGCACCGGCTCGATGGCGTCCAGCGCCGGTGGCGGGCTGCGGGTGGTGAGGGCGTGGACGCTCGTCGGGTTCGCCCGACGCGAGCTGCGTCGTCAACTCGACCCGCACTCCATCGTCGTGGTGAAACAGGCCGATGCACCCATCGGGGAACGAATACTCGAACGCACCACCGGATATCAGATCGCGCACATCGGTTTGTGCGGCGTGGCGGCATTCGCCCTGGCAGCCGCCGGTCTCGACGTGGTGGGCGCGATCTACACCGGTGCCTCCGTGATCTCCACCCACGGCCCCGGTGTCGGCGCCGGGCCCTACGGCGACATCTCCGACTGGTCCCCGGCCGCTCGCCTCCTCCTCACACCCTTCATGCTGGCCGGCCGGATGACCATCCTGCCGCTGTTGCTGGCGGTCTCGTCGATCTTCGCGGCCCGCAGGGCCGGCGTTCGCCAGGCTCGTCGGTTCATGGCTCGCCGGTGGCGCCGATGA